A single window of Narcine bancroftii isolate sNarBan1 chromosome 13, sNarBan1.hap1, whole genome shotgun sequence DNA harbors:
- the LOC138748126 gene encoding dual specificity protein phosphatase 8-like, with translation MAGDRQPVKAIRAEALAAMLEGEREKVLVVDCRPVVDYSVLHVLDAVNICSSMIAENREWLADLLQPRSLVDGKELVLYGQEAEDVHTSLSFGNVTTLLREVEHLFSNIYFLKGGFVEFSSCFPSLCEGRSPGFLSSSISQPCLSTYNVGPTQILPCFYLGSQSDVLNKDVMVRNKITHILNVSSNCPKPAFIPDSHFLRIPVNDSYCDSLLPWLNKSVEFIDTVRSMQCRVLVHCLAGISRSAAIAIAYVMRTMDLSLDDAYRYVKDRRPTISPNFNFLGQLVEYEKTIQVQASGHVNQDHLLDEDISRDIGTSQTDSHEDPSEINQAFIPPFSNQNVPDRCSAHLDIRTSDLPKRFEEGASELAALRLEVANLHLSPERAAHASCMKRSFSLDVKSAYPSSPHAGCYQAPPPAEVRPVPKLLGLGSKLVAGTFNPFTLLFGSARKARGKEGATLRGAAQVPRPQQKCGGLQAPLPPSDLDHSLTHSAHSVRKEDPSTALPLTLPIPKQPKSPLLNYSTCLITVHAKRTELSLFDHPYSGPIKSTGSTVLYTENMVKS, from the exons ATGGCGGGGGACCGGCAGCCGGTGAAGGCCATCAGGGCCGAGGCTCTGGCGGCGAtgttggagggggagagggagaaggtgcTGGTCGTCGACTGCCGCCCTGTTGTCGACTACAGCGTCCTGCATGTGCTCGATGCCGTCAATATCTGCTCCTCGATGATCGCGGAGAACAGGGAGTGGCTCGCCGACCTCCTTCAACCTCGCTCGCTG GTGGATGGAAAGGAACTGGTTCTCTATGGCCAAGAAGCAGAAGATGTCCACACTTCCTTGTCCTTCGGCAACGTCACCACGCTCCTCAGAGAGGTGGAGCACCTTTTCAGCAACATTTACTTTCTTAAAG GAGGCTTTGTGGAATTTTCCTCTTGCTTTCCGAGTCTGTGTGAAGGGAGGTCCCCCGGATTCCTCAGCTCCAGCATCTCACAGCCTTGCCTGTCCACGTATAATGTGGGGCCCACTCAGATCCTCCCCTGCTTCTACCTGGGCTCACAGAGCGACGTGCTCAATAAG GATGTAATGGTTCGGAACAAGATCACGCACATCCTGAACGTGAGCAGCAACTGCCCGAAGCCCGCTTTTATCCCAGACAGCCACTTCCTGAGGATCCCTGTCAACGACAGCTACTGTGACAGCCTCCTGCCCTGGCTGAACAAGTCCGTGGAGTTCATAG ACACGGTGAGGTCAATGCAGTGCCGGGTTCTGGTTCACTGCCTGGCTGGGATCTCCAGGTCTGCGGCAATTGCCATTGCTTATGTCATGAGGACAATGGACCTCTCGTTGGACGACGCCTACAG GTATGTGAAAGATCGGAGGCCCACCATATCGCCAAACTTCAACTTCCTTGGACAGCTGGTGGAATATGAGAAGACCATCCAAGTCCAAGCTTCTGGCCATGTGAACCAGGACCACCTCCTTGATGAGGATATCTCCAGAGATATCGGAACCTCCCAGACTGATTCCCATGAAGACCCAAGTGAAATCAATCAGGCATTTATCCCTCCCTTTTCCAACCAAAACGTTCCCGACCGATGTTCGGCTCACCTGGACATCCGCACAAGCGACCTTCCCAAGAGATTCGAGGAGGGCGCGTCAGAGCTGGCAGCCTTGCGCCTTGAGGTTGCCAACCTCCATCTCTCGCCGGAGCGCGCGGCTCACGCAAGCTGCATGAAGCGGTCCTTCTCGCTCGACGTGAAGTCTGCCTATCCTTCGAGCCCGCATGCCGGTTGCTACCAGGCCCCGCCGCCAGCAGAGGTGCGCCCTGTCCCCAAACTATTGGGACTCGGGAGCAAGTTGGTCGCCGGCACCTTCAACCCCTTCACCCTCTTGTTTGGGAGCGCCAGGAAGGCTCGCGGGAAGGAGGGAGCCACGTTGAGAGGTGCTGCGCAGGTGCCAAGGCCTCAGCAGAAGTGTGGTGGCCTCCaggcccctctccctccctctgaccTCGACCACAGTCTGACCCACTCGGCTCACTCTGTCCGCAAGGAAGATCCAAGCACTGCACTGCCGCTGACATTGCCTATTCCCAAGCAGCCAAAGTCTCCGCTTCTCAATTACAGCACATGTCTCATAACGGTACATGCAAAAAGGACAGAGCTCTCGCTGTTTGACCACCCTTACAGTGGTCCCATCAAATCCACAGGCAGCACAGTCCTCTACACCGAAAACATGGTGAAATCGTAA